The genomic interval CAGCATGATTGCTTTTACCAACCTGTTCACGAGCAAAGAATTAACAACGATTATTCTGcaattaaaaaacataaataaacaatGGGACAACACTTGATTCTGAGAACTTCCAAGCATGTACATAAATACCTTAGCAGTGCATTCACGAGCAAAGTGCCCCCCTTCTCCACACTTGTAGCATGAACTAGATGACACAGTACCATTGGGGCATTCACGTGCAAAGTGTCCTCCTTCACCACACTTATAACATATGCTAGGTGATGCATTATCAGTGGTTTCCTTGGTATCTCCTCGTGACTTACCACATGACTACATAGAACAATTCCcaccaaattaaaataaaggaaaatttacaaaatgCAACAACATATGATCACGTAAATGAAAAGAATCACTATTTCCACATGACTACATAGAACAATTCCcaccaaattaaaataaaggaaaatttacaaaatgCAACAACATATGATCACGTAAATGAAAAGAATCACTATTTCCAATCAGAATATTGATGGAAGTGAACATAATTGATAACAAACACCAACGTGCTGAACCAAGTTCGCCGACAGTAAATCAGCCTTCCTCCAATGGAACCCATTCACCATATTAATTCTAATAAAACATTGAGCATATTGAGTAACACTCACCAGACCAGTATGACCCAGTTGGCCACATCTGTAACAAGAAACTTCACTTGCACTGGTATCAACAAAGTTTACACAACATAAATGGCCAAAATTTTTGCAGATATAGCACTGTATTTCCTGATTTGGGAGGACAAACATAAGGAatattagagaaaaaaaatcctgCCAGAAGAACTTAAGAAACTGCTAGGGAACATGCGGAAACCTTGAGATCACCATGGGAATAGTCTTTCCAGCATGAAAACATGTCATGCCCAGAGTCTCCACATCTTAAACAAATTTTACCATTCTTAGAGCCACTCTTGTGTTTGTCTGGACAATCTTTTGCGCGGTGACCACTTTTTTTGCAAATAAAGCAATCTTGTGCCTGCAAGGAAATCAAATGTTATAAGCATGCAAATGAATGATGCAGTGACCACTTTCCACTGTTTTAATCTACTAACAACTCAAAGGGCTAAGGCCTACCCCAAGGCAAGGAGGGACCTACCCCATACTCTCAACcacttaaaatattatcataataTCACCTCACTAACATTGCCTCACTGAATGTCAAGAATCTACATTTACAAAAGCAACATAACAAGCATGCCCAACTTTtttccagaaaaaaaaaatagcagTAAATTAGTAATAGATTCATTTGCCTCTTATGAAATTAGAGCTCTTTTCCTTCATACCTTTGAGCACTGTCTAGCACCATGGTCCAAACTCCCACAAACAAAGCATGGTTTCTTTCGCTTTGAGGCAGATGTACAGTTCACTGCCATATGTCCTTCTTCACCACAGTTAAAGCATGTTTGCCAACTGCTATCTGGAGGATCAAAGTATCTCGGGCCCCGCTGATAGAATAAATATGAAATACTAAAAAAACCAAGCAATGACGGGGAATTTTTCTTCTAAACCACAGTTCAAAGCAAGCATTTTAACTCACAAGAAGCTTACGGAGCACAATATTGTCAGATATGTCTACAGTATTTGGGTCAACAGATTCAATTGTCTCTGCAGCCTTAGCCATCTCAGCCTCCTCAACTGTCTCAGCCTTTTCTATCATCTCAGCTTTATCTCCATCCTCTGTAATAATGACCtggagaaataaaaaaaacataattttgcCTCATAAGAGAGTGCagatattcaaaataaaaaatcagcCATAAAAACATGTTGCAAGCTTGTACCCAGTCCACCATTCATTCGgcaattcattaattattcaactacaaagaatgATGCATAACCAGCTTGAGTGAATGCTATCACAGGCACAAAATCGGCAATTCATTGATTATTCAACAACAAAGAATGGTGCATTACCAGCTCAAATGAATAATATCACAGTAACAAAAGCAATGTTTGACAGCAAATATAGTCTAAttcaaacaatatttaaaAGACAAGCCAATTTTGCAAATCTAAATCCATTTAAACATAGCACAGTAGCATTATTGGAGTTCTAAAATCAACACAAATGATTCTTTTCCTCAAACATCCCAGCAGAAACTAAAAGTGAGATAAGTAAAATCTTGCACGGAAATtctaataaaaacaattaaaactgAAAATGAGAAAGTTTTCAAAGAAAGAAGCCAGTTCCTgctggaattttttttttttatagggggggggggggggggagggggAGAGAGGAGTTatgttttctttgaaaaagagCCTCCACGCAAACCAGAAAAAGGAACAGAATAAATCCCAAGAATTTATTAAACAGCTCATTCAACAAAAATTATCAAACCATTCATTCTACAACTTTCTTACGAATAAAGAACTGTGGCGAACCAACTGGAATTCAAAATATCATAGCAACATAAGCAATAATGATGCCTAACAGTGCAATTCAAAAAAGTTATAGTTGGCCATTCCAATTCCGCCAATCTAAATTCACACCATTTGGAATATTAAAagtttaacaaaaattataattttttacctGCATTGTCTCAAAAACTATAagcagtaaaaaaaaaatatttttcaaatcaatttcaGCTAAAACTATTATTTCAAGCAATGCATTCCATGAAAAcaatattaattgaaaatttgaaaaaagaagagtaacaaaagtttttaaaccttttcacttttcgtcttcttcttcttctttattgTAACAGTCTTATTaactttcaaatcaaaatccgCCTCTTCAGCGACGCCGCTGGTACCAGCCACGTCGGCTTCCCCTTCTTCCGAGGACGAAGAAGTCAAATCGACCACAGAGAGGACGTCTCGATCACCGGAAACGGCATCGTTTCTTTCATTCAACTTCGCCGCTTTCACCAATAGAGCTTTCTCGACGATCTTCAAGCTCAAGTCCTCGTTGGCTTCCTCGTCGTCGCTGCTGCTTATCTCCAGCACTTGTTTCGAACCCAACGGTCCCGATTCGTTCTCTTCCATCTCAAATTTCGCAGATTTTCCCTTGTCCCTCTTCGCCATGACGATCTTTAGgaattgcaatttttttttaacaatttgtGATTGCAATTCTTTTGCAAGGCGAGATGGGAAACGGTGAAAGGGTAGCTAGGGTTTGGTTTTGTTACTCTTATTTCTGCACTGGACTTGAGCGgttgaaaattgaatttaatagTCCGGCCGGGTTAGCCCACTAAGAATGATCCAATATTTATgggttttatatttaaatcttaataatttattaaattgcatcaaaaaaatacttaaattcGATTTATCCGTTAATTTTTTTGGTGCTCATAAGTTTAATAGTagtaattttcattttttaaatttaattaatttttatatattatttaaataaaataatattaaaatgattaaatataatcaaatctctaattaaattaaattcgaataaatgaattattttttaatgaaataatccATATCAACTCGACTCGACTTGATTATACCATCCAAAACCTTAATAAATTGGATTCGGTTTAGTCTTGATCGCAACTCAACGCTAACCTTGTTCTAAGAGAATTAAAACTAAGATTATGgcattttattcttgttaGGAATGCATGTAGCTTCTCAAAaattgcaattttttttattgaatgagCATTTACTAAAACCATACTCataaaaagtgaaaagataatttaagATAAGTAATTTCATTGATCAAATAatcgaattttttttaaaaaaagtcaagtatttaattcaataataaatatttataccTGTTATTTAAAGAATTAAGATCAAATGTCATATCCCTCTAGTCATAACTAGACTTTCTTCGTTGATTGAGTGAATAAACTCAGCAGCGACAGTCAAGGCATTCACAGAAGCTAATGAACTGAAATTAGGTGAAGAAAGCAGTCCATTCCTTCCAGCCAAACCCGAAACTCCATGGAAAACAATGCAGGGTACTCCATTTGTTAAACAAATTGGTCCAGAAGGAATTGCACGGTCAGAGATGCATTTGTCTTGTCTACAGATGTATTATCACCACAAGCGATTTATAATGAGCAAGAAATGAAAACAGTATGctaataattatttgaaaaacaAGAGAAGGTGGAAAACCATACTGTTTGCTTTCCAGTCATCACATAAATTACGTTCGCTCCATTGATATTCCCAATGTGGAATCTTCTTCCTGAATGGCCAGAAAAGGCAAATTGATTGAATCACATCCATGCAAGGGAAACGGGAAGGATGAGAGAGTGAAGGAGAATGAATAGAACTACCTGCCCATTCAATCCAAGGGGTGTCCGAGTTTGGAACAAAGAAGCCAGAATCTCGAAGGGCCAATTCTTCGGGAGGATAAGCCATGACAAGTCCGAGATCGGGCCCTCCATCTTCATTCAGTCTATCGATAACTCCACGCATTGGGTAGCTTCACCTCATCGCCTGCATGCTCTCCAGTCTCCTCTACGTTAACGAAGAACACCTTCCAACTCAACCCCCCATTCTCGTCGACTTCTACAACCCATTTCTGCAATCCCCCACCCTACGATGCTCATCCGATGGTCCTGATTACGCGAATGTTCCCGAAAAGTCGGAGAGCTGAAAGAAAGTTGTGTAGTGAAGTGAGGAAGGGTAAAGCTTTTTGCAGCATCTGATTGGTCTATTATATGCTTCGTGATCCATAAATTCTCTGGACTAAGATGCAACTATGCAATAATGTATTGGCACTCGAGTCTCGACCTCATGTAGGGTATGAGGAATTACTCTTGAAGCAATTGTGATGGGGAAAGTTGATAAAATTAGGCCATTTTCTCCTTACCCTGCCTTGTATTCTCTGTTCtatgtttttcccttttatgTTAAGGCCAACGTTCCTCTTGAAAAATGGTTACATACATACATGACATCCGAACATATGGACTACCAAGCCAAtacaattttaataattataataattatatattttaataaatatgacCTTTTTAAATAATGCATGTAGCCTCCCCAAATTGCATAATATTTGCTACACCACACTAGTTAGAAGACTGATCAAGGTAACTAGTTTTCTTTATCTGAGCTTGTAATGGTAAATGTTTATATCTTCTTGCTTAGTGAAATGGTTGGAGTTTCCCTTTCtcaaataataacaataaagtTTCATTGATCAACAACTGAACTTTCTCTGGtaattaaactaataaactcAACAGCTACAGTCAGAGCATTGATGGAAGCTAATGAACTGAGGCTGGCTAAAGAAAGGGTTCCATTCCCACCAGCCAAATCCGAAACTCCTCGGAACACAATGCAGGGTACTCCATTTGTCAAACATGTCTGCAGCAAACCAGCAGCAGaaaaatggtttaagaaattttagtaTATTAGTTTGTCAGAAACTACAACTGAACAATTTTCACTAACCAGTACAATGGCAGCGCTCTCTTCATCAACAGTTGAGACATTAAATTGTTGGAATAGATACTTTCTGTAAGCTGCATTGTCAAGAAAAATATCTGCCGTGGAGCCCTTCAGTCCATAGACAACTTTGGGTGTTTCAGGTAAGCAATAGGTGTCATTTACACATTGTTGCAATGTTAAATTCTGTACTCATTCACAAATAGAACagattatttattaattattgtcTAAAAGATTTAGAACATTGGAGGAAAATGCTAAATGATACGAAACCTGAAGCTGAGCAGCAATGGTGAACCAGTTTGGATCTACTGGAAGCCAGTACATTTCTTCCATTGGCTTTCCAGTGGAGTACAGTTGCACTGGCGTGAACTCTATCTTTGCCAACAgattctctcctttttctgGAAAATTGAAGGCTCCAAATGTCAGTGTTGGCAACTGCCCTTTCTCTGACTTGAATTCCTGTATACAGCATAACCATAGGAAAACAAACAATGAACATTTTCTGCTTGAAAATGGGAAAACCAAAGGAGCTTGAaatttccttcttcttgaaCATTTTCTGCTTGCTAATGATGCTGAAAGGATCGCAGACTTATACCTTCCACTTCCAAGAACTGGTGAATGCTACATAGTTCATCACACTAACATCGCCAAAGGACAAGGAATCATTAGTACTCCCGGCTGTGCCATAATGAACAATGCCTTGAATATCAAAGGCATCGAGAAGGGCTTGCACAGTCAAAGCCGCATTTGCCTGAAAATATTACCACAAAAAATTCATTACCTTATTGAATCCCAGGATATTAGGgaggaaaaattgaaagaaacaaGTAGAAACCTTACGGTTTGCTCCCCAGTCATCACATAAATAACGTCCACACCATTAATACTCCCAATGTTGAATCTTCTTCCTGAGTGAGCAGTGACCAACAAGGCAAGAAGCCATGTCAAATCATCGAGAATTTAAGGAATATCAAAGTGGTGCTAGAAATGATATACCAATTCCACAATGTTCCCCTGAAAATGAAATCTATAACCGGCCTAGATTTTGGCTCTAACACTATATTTCATGTCCATTTCACCTGGTTCAAGAATCGATATGGATCCCAGCATGTCGCTAAGATGAATAATTTAGAAAATCTATTGTTGGGTTTTGACCAAATATTAACATGACATCAGTGCTAAGTCTAACTAATTTTATCTCAAAAAGGAAGTTAAATTTAATCTAATGGTCTCGAGttcaaaatattctaattaCCACACATTGATTAAAATCTTTGTGATCGATGGCAGTAAACGTGAACTATTGGACCAAAAAGCCAAGCTAGGATCAATTTTAACGTACTGTTGGTCCACTAATTCATGCAAATAtcaaagggtatttttgtacccaaaaaggaaataaagggTAGCTGGGAAAACTGATTAATCACGTGTTTGTAATGTGAGAGAGAGACCTGCCAGTTGAATGGAAGGGATGTCTGAATTTGGAAGAAAGAAGCCAGAATCTTGAAGAGCCATTTCTTCAGTAGGATAAGCCATGACAAGTCCGACATACGGCCCTCCTCCGTCATTCACTTTATCCACAACTCCACGCATTGGGTGGCTTCTGCTCAACTGCATGCTCTTTTGTACCAAAGCCAAAAGCACCATCCCAAGCACCAGCAACACTTCCAAATCAACGCCCCATATTGGTCTTTGACAACCCATCAAAGCCACCTAGCCACCGTATGATCGATCAATGGTCCTCAACTGATTTACGTAAATTTTCCTGGAAAGTGTGGGAGAGCTGAAAGAAAGTTGTTCAGTGAAGTGATGCAGAGGAAGGGCAAGTTTTTGGAGCATCTGATTGGTGTGTTGATTGCGTTGTGAATCATGTGACTAATATATGTATCTTATTGTATCTTCCAGTCACAGTTAGCGTTAGGTGGAAGGATTCAATTTTAGGCTCTTCACCAGTGACCATATGAGACACTCCAAATAATTGTGACAGtgacaataataaaatttggGTCATTTTCTCCATACCCTTTAATCTTGCTTGTcccttttattaattttcatccTTTTGTTCTCTTCAAAAATAAAGGCGTGCCTGACATGACACGTTAGAAATACACCCAAACAGATTCATACAAGGTAAGAAACGTTAAAATCCTTTTATTATTaacataatacttaaaaaatcttaaactattcaaaataaaaatataaaaacttgattaaataataaaaatttaataaaatttaataatttcaattttttaaatattatctttattattatta from Theobroma cacao cultivar B97-61/B2 chromosome 5, Criollo_cocoa_genome_V2, whole genome shotgun sequence carries:
- the LOC18599524 gene encoding bark storage protein A, encoding MGCQRPIWGVDLEVLLVLGMVLLALVQKSMQLSRSHPMRGVVDKVNDGGGPYVGLVMAYPTEEMALQDSGFFLPNSDIPSIQLAGRRFNIGSINGVDVIYVMTGEQTANAALTVQALLDAFDIQGIVHYGTAGSTNDSLSFGDVSVMNYVAFTSSWKWKEFKSEKGQLPTLTFGAFNFPEKGENLLAKIEFTPVQLYSTGKPMEEMYWLPVDPNWFTIAAQLQNLTLQQCVNDTYCLPETPKVVYGLKGSTADIFLDNAAYRKYLFQQFNVSTVDEESAAIVLTCLTNGVPCIVFRGVSDLAGGNGTLSLASLSSLASINALTVAVEFISLITRESSVVDQ
- the LOC18599523 gene encoding bark storage protein B; translated protein: MRGVIDRLNEDGGPDLGLVMAYPPEELALRDSGFFVPNSDTPWIEWAGRRFHIGNINGANVIYVMTGKQTTRQMHL
- the LOC18599521 gene encoding protein AIR1: MAKRDKGKSAKFEMEENESGPLGSKQVLEISSSDDEEANEDLSLKIVEKALLVKAAKLNERNDAVSGDRDVLSVVDLTSSSSEEGEADVAGTSGVAEEADFDLKVNKTVTIKKKKKTKSEKVIITEDGDKAEMIEKAETVEEAEMAKAAETIESVDPNTVDISDNIVLRKLLRGPRYFDPPDSSWQTCFNCGEEGHMAVNCTSASKRKKPCFVCGSLDHGARQCSKAQDCFICKKSGHRAKDCPDKHKSGSKNGKICLRCGDSGHDMFSCWKDYSHGDLKEIQCYICKNFGHLCCVNFVDTSASEVSCYRCGQLGHTGLSCGKSRGDTKETTDNASPSICYKCGEGGHFARECPNGTVSSSSCYKCGEGGHFARECTAKAGRRNHISSTPNVRPRKENKELLGYNSAPHDQGKRPKRKKLQYEEKGFSVPRKVKQRGGWVAEDPGDFSHRKSKRNHWNSPSTPSNEGHKKSSLTSGSRMSGSQSSKQKNSHRFSASRFGNFDDDEPRRMYNWR